One window from the genome of Aeromonas sp. FDAARGOS 1405 encodes:
- a CDS encoding cation:proton antiporter family protein codes for MEPILIAVAFGCGMVVNLIGLPPLLGFLAAGFILNGMGYENTPALSEVADLGVTLLLFTIGLKLNIKTLMRRDVWGTTSLHLLLSTLLFTVVLLVCKGLGLELALSLDWKLALLLGFALSFSSTVFAVKVLEDRSDMNALYARIAIGVLVMQDVFAVAFLAFSSGKWPSIWALWVLGLPLLRPLLFKLLERAGHGELQVLFGVFLALVVGAAGFEVVGLKPDLGALIIGMLLASHPAAAGLAKALFNLKDLFLVCFFLTIGLNGLPTHDTMLLALALVLALPLKSALYYLVYSGAHLRVRTALLSTLALTNFSEFGLIVAAIAAKAGWLSHEWLVAVSLALAASFMISAPLNAQSERIYHRIGHWLRGLQASNLHPEDRPIELGDAEVIILGMGRIGQGAYFELENKYGNVILGVENDSEKLPTLRAQGMNVIEGDATDTDFWDKVLLSNQVNLVLLAMPHHSGNLYAIEKLRSHGFNGKIAAIVRFEDDIASLQEQGVDAVFNVYNEAGSGFARHVIRRLQPL; via the coding sequence ATGGAACCCATTCTGATCGCCGTGGCTTTTGGTTGCGGCATGGTAGTCAATCTGATTGGCCTGCCCCCCCTGCTCGGCTTTCTGGCCGCCGGTTTTATCCTCAACGGCATGGGATATGAAAATACCCCCGCCCTGAGCGAAGTCGCCGATCTCGGCGTCACCCTGCTGCTGTTCACCATCGGTCTCAAGCTCAATATCAAGACCCTGATGCGGCGCGATGTGTGGGGCACCACCAGCCTGCACCTGCTGCTCTCCACCCTGCTCTTTACCGTGGTGCTGCTGGTCTGCAAGGGGCTGGGGCTTGAACTTGCCCTCTCGCTTGACTGGAAACTGGCGCTTCTGCTGGGCTTTGCCCTCTCCTTCTCCAGCACCGTCTTTGCGGTCAAGGTATTGGAAGATCGCAGCGACATGAATGCCCTCTACGCCCGCATCGCCATCGGCGTGCTGGTGATGCAGGATGTGTTCGCCGTGGCCTTTTTGGCGTTTTCCAGCGGCAAGTGGCCCAGCATCTGGGCGCTCTGGGTACTGGGGCTGCCGCTGCTGCGCCCGCTGCTGTTCAAGCTCTTGGAGCGGGCCGGTCACGGCGAGTTGCAGGTGCTGTTCGGGGTCTTTCTGGCGCTGGTGGTGGGGGCGGCCGGGTTTGAAGTGGTCGGCCTCAAGCCGGATCTGGGGGCCCTCATCATCGGCATGCTGCTCGCCTCTCATCCGGCGGCGGCGGGATTGGCCAAGGCGCTCTTCAACCTCAAAGACCTCTTTCTGGTCTGCTTCTTTCTCACCATCGGCCTCAACGGCCTGCCGACCCACGACACCATGTTGCTGGCGCTGGCGCTGGTGCTGGCCCTGCCGCTCAAAAGCGCGCTCTACTATCTGGTCTACAGCGGCGCACACCTGCGGGTGCGTACCGCCCTGCTCTCGACCCTGGCGCTCACCAACTTCTCGGAGTTTGGCCTGATCGTCGCCGCCATCGCCGCCAAGGCGGGCTGGCTCTCCCACGAGTGGCTGGTGGCGGTCTCGCTGGCGCTGGCGGCCAGCTTTATGATCTCTGCCCCGCTCAATGCTCAGAGTGAGCGCATCTACCATCGCATCGGCCACTGGCTGCGGGGATTGCAGGCGAGCAACCTCCATCCGGAAGACAGACCCATCGAGCTGGGCGATGCGGAGGTGATCATCCTCGGCATGGGGCGGATCGGTCAGGGGGCCTACTTCGAGCTGGAGAACAAATACGGCAACGTCATCCTCGGAGTGGAGAACGACAGCGAGAAGCTACCCACCCTGCGAGCCCAGGGGATGAACGTCATCGAGGGGGATGCCACCGATACCGACTTCTGGGACAAGGTGCTGCTCTCCAATCAAGTCAATCTGGTGCTGCTGGCGATGCCCCACCACTCGGGTAACCTCTACGCCATCGAGAAGCTGCGCAGCCATGGATTCAACGGCAAGATCGCCGCCATCGTCCGCTTCGAGGATGATATCGCCTCCCTGCAGGAGCAGGGGGTGGATGCGGTGTTCAACGTCTACAACGAAGCGGGCAGCGGCTTTGCCCGTCATGTGATCCGCCGCTTGCAGCCGCTTTGA
- the asnB gene encoding asparagine synthase B — protein sequence MCSIFGILDIKSDAVALRKSALEMSKRLRHRGPDWSGVYSSDKAILVHERLAIVDPGNGAQPLYNPERTHVLAVNGEIYNHKELEKTLKVDFQFQTKSDCEVLLALYKEKGPVFLDDLNGIFAFILYDAEQDAYLIGRDHMGIIPLYTGRDEHGNFYVASEMKALVPVCKSVETFPPGHYLWSKDGELKQWYKRDWMEYSAVEHNVSDKAELKAALEAAVKRQLMCDVPYGVLLSGGLDSSVISAITKLYAARRIEDDGKSEAWWPQLHSFAVGLEGSPDLAAARKVADHLGTIHHQIHFTVQEGLDALRDVIYHLETYDVTTIRASTPMYLMARYIKAMGIKMVLSGEGSDELFGGYLYFHKAPNAKEFHEENVRKLASLHLYDCLRANKSMAAWGVEGRVPFLDKEFMDVAMRLQPADKMCGKGKIEKHILREAFEDLLPHEVAWRQKEQFSDGVGYSWIDSLKAMVEQEVTDQMFEAAAFRFPINTPLTKEAYFYRAIFDEHFPLEAAARTVPYGKSVACSTPTALEWDAKFKEMADPSGRAVMDVHQQGY from the coding sequence ATGTGTTCAATTTTCGGCATTCTGGATATCAAGTCCGATGCAGTAGCCCTGCGCAAATCGGCGCTGGAGATGTCCAAGCGACTTCGTCACCGCGGGCCTGACTGGTCCGGCGTCTACAGCTCCGACAAAGCCATTCTGGTACATGAGCGTCTGGCCATCGTCGACCCGGGCAATGGCGCCCAGCCGCTCTACAACCCCGAGCGCACCCATGTGCTGGCGGTCAATGGCGAGATCTACAACCACAAAGAGCTGGAGAAGACCCTCAAGGTCGACTTCCAGTTCCAGACCAAATCTGACTGCGAAGTGCTGCTGGCCCTTTACAAGGAGAAGGGCCCGGTGTTTCTCGACGATCTCAACGGCATCTTTGCCTTCATTCTTTATGACGCCGAACAGGATGCCTACCTGATTGGTCGCGACCACATGGGGATCATCCCCCTCTATACCGGCCGCGACGAGCACGGCAACTTCTATGTCGCCTCCGAAATGAAGGCGCTGGTGCCGGTCTGCAAGAGCGTCGAAACCTTCCCGCCGGGACACTACCTGTGGAGCAAGGATGGCGAGCTCAAACAGTGGTACAAGCGCGACTGGATGGAATACAGCGCGGTCGAGCACAACGTCAGCGACAAAGCGGAGCTGAAAGCCGCGCTGGAAGCGGCGGTCAAGCGCCAGCTGATGTGCGACGTGCCTTATGGCGTGCTGCTCTCCGGCGGGCTGGACTCCTCCGTTATCTCCGCCATTACCAAGCTCTATGCGGCGCGTCGCATCGAGGACGATGGCAAGAGCGAAGCCTGGTGGCCACAACTGCACTCCTTCGCCGTGGGGCTGGAAGGGTCGCCGGATCTTGCCGCCGCCCGTAAAGTGGCCGATCACCTCGGCACCATCCATCACCAGATCCACTTCACCGTGCAGGAGGGTCTGGATGCCCTGCGCGACGTCATCTATCACCTGGAGACCTATGACGTCACCACCATCCGCGCCTCCACGCCCATGTACCTGATGGCCCGTTACATCAAGGCGATGGGGATCAAGATGGTGCTCTCCGGTGAAGGCTCCGACGAGCTGTTCGGTGGCTACCTCTACTTCCACAAGGCGCCCAATGCCAAAGAGTTCCACGAAGAGAACGTGCGCAAGCTTGCCTCTTTGCACCTCTATGACTGCCTGCGTGCCAACAAGTCGATGGCCGCCTGGGGTGTGGAAGGTCGTGTGCCCTTCCTCGACAAGGAGTTCATGGACGTGGCGATGCGCCTGCAGCCGGCTGACAAGATGTGCGGCAAGGGCAAGATCGAGAAGCACATCCTGCGCGAAGCGTTCGAGGATCTGCTGCCCCACGAAGTGGCTTGGCGCCAGAAGGAGCAGTTCTCCGACGGCGTGGGTTATTCGTGGATCGACAGCCTGAAAGCCATGGTGGAGCAGGAAGTGACGGATCAGATGTTCGAGGCGGCCGCATTCCGCTTCCCCATCAACACTCCGCTCACCAAAGAGGCCTACTTCTACCGCGCCATCTTTGACGAGCACTTCCCGCTGGAAGCCGCCGCCCGCACCGTGCCCTACGGCAAGTCGGTCGCCTGCTCCACTCCCACCGCGCTGGAGTGGGATGCCAAGTTCAAGGAGATGGCCGACCCGTCTGGCCGCGCAGTAATGGATGTGCACCAGCAGGGCTACTAA
- the rfbC gene encoding dTDP-4-dehydrorhamnose 3,5-epimerase — translation MNVIKTAIPDVLIFEPKVFGDERGFFFESFNHKLFEEAVGYPVTFVQDNHSKSSKGVLRGLHYQLPPHAQGKLVRCVAGEVFDVAVDIRKSSPTFGQWVGVHLSGENKRQLWIPEGFAHGFVTLTETAEFLYKTTNYYAPVSDRGIAWNDASIGIKWPELNADILTSAKDSTAKSLATADLFI, via the coding sequence ATGAATGTAATCAAGACAGCAATTCCAGATGTGCTTATTTTTGAGCCAAAAGTGTTTGGTGATGAGCGAGGTTTTTTCTTTGAAAGTTTCAACCACAAGTTGTTTGAAGAGGCGGTAGGGTATCCGGTGACGTTTGTGCAGGATAATCACTCCAAATCATCGAAAGGGGTGTTGCGTGGATTGCACTATCAATTGCCGCCCCATGCCCAGGGCAAGCTGGTGCGTTGTGTGGCCGGTGAAGTGTTTGATGTAGCGGTAGATATTCGGAAAAGCTCCCCGACCTTCGGGCAATGGGTAGGCGTTCACCTTTCTGGAGAAAACAAGCGACAGCTGTGGATCCCGGAAGGATTTGCGCATGGCTTTGTTACTCTGACAGAGACGGCCGAGTTTTTGTATAAAACAACCAATTACTATGCCCCCGTAAGTGATAGAGGCATTGCATGGAATGATGCCTCTATTGGTATTAAGTGGCCCGAGTTAAACGCGGATATCCTGACCTCTGCAAAAGATAGTACTGCCAAGTCATTAGCGACCGCAGACCTGTTTATCTAA
- a CDS encoding cupin domain-containing protein: MKTLNDWILLDRHEAAPTPLMPAPERIKAGNPSQTVWNHYSDPRQQFHVGFWACEPGRWAIHYTEHEYCQLLEGDVVIHDNLGGQLALKPGDQFVIPAGFVGEWETLTPCRKVYVIFEPAST, encoded by the coding sequence ATGAAGACCCTCAACGACTGGATCCTGCTCGACCGCCACGAGGCGGCCCCTACCCCGCTGATGCCCGCCCCCGAGCGCATTAAAGCGGGCAACCCGAGCCAGACGGTGTGGAACCACTACTCCGACCCCCGCCAGCAGTTTCACGTCGGCTTCTGGGCTTGCGAGCCCGGCCGCTGGGCCATCCACTACACCGAACACGAGTATTGCCAGCTGCTGGAGGGGGATGTGGTGATCCACGACAATCTGGGCGGCCAGCTGGCCCTCAAACCCGGCGATCAATTCGTCATTCCCGCCGGTTTTGTCGGAGAGTGGGAGACCCTCACCCCCTGTCGCAAGGTCTACGTCATCTTCGAACCCGCCTCGACTTGA
- a CDS encoding capsular polysaccharide biosynthesis protein, with translation MLGCSLRHMAGAVSFSENDVLVGWGQKANTRQIKQKAQALGLSYWQLEDGFIGYIGHPARGGKAVSLIADPVGIYYDARQPSQLEQLIAAPCEPQMLARAERLISELVHLGITKYNCYATVPAHAANHGSVSRFAAQGGEGGLPSALAARLQQSAKPKVLLVDQVAGDLSIPGALASEADFVAMVEAARRNHPDARLLLRTHPDTRFGKKSGVLARLQLNDVEVVAEHCHPHALLNAVDAVYTVSSQLGFEGLLLGKPVYCFGMPFYAGWGLTHDSKQCERRNVNVSLAQLVAAALICYPRYLDPVLGQRCEVEEVIAIIARQQKPAPRWRRLYLVGFSLWKRAFMQAFCHHLAEELCFVSKPPKRLTGDEQVLVWGSRYPELVSAIRVEDGFIRSKGLGSNLCRPSSLSLDPVGIYFDSRTPSGLEQLLNYQQLTEPEIERGERLISLLRQHQISKYNVGEIQPYSPPMDGRQLVLVVGQVDGDASILTGSPYIRSNEQLLWAVRAAKPDAHILYKPHPDVVAGNRGGAISAACLAECVDSQVLDVGLTSLYPHVDELHTMTSLSGFEALVQGVKVTTWGQPFYSGWGLTTDANPPARRQRTLPLSALVYLTLVAYPLYLDWQTGLWISPEQLIHQLATQGHSSAQKASRWQRWQLKFGYLIQTLMQRPSLSPFLR, from the coding sequence ATGCTTGGTTGCTCATTACGTCATATGGCAGGGGCCGTCTCTTTCTCTGAAAATGATGTTTTAGTTGGCTGGGGCCAAAAAGCCAATACCAGGCAGATTAAGCAGAAGGCACAAGCGTTAGGGTTGTCCTATTGGCAGCTGGAAGATGGCTTTATCGGTTATATCGGTCATCCCGCCAGGGGGGGCAAGGCGGTCTCGTTGATCGCCGATCCTGTGGGGATCTATTACGATGCCCGCCAGCCCAGCCAGCTTGAGCAGTTGATTGCCGCCCCGTGCGAGCCACAGATGTTGGCACGGGCCGAGCGATTGATCAGTGAGTTGGTTCACCTCGGGATCACCAAATACAACTGTTATGCCACTGTGCCGGCTCACGCTGCCAACCATGGCAGCGTGAGTCGTTTCGCCGCACAAGGGGGGGAGGGTGGCCTGCCATCGGCGCTGGCCGCGCGGTTGCAGCAGAGCGCCAAACCCAAGGTCCTGTTGGTCGATCAGGTGGCGGGAGATCTCTCCATTCCGGGGGCGCTGGCCAGTGAAGCTGATTTTGTGGCGATGGTGGAGGCGGCGCGCCGCAATCATCCCGATGCGCGCCTGCTGCTGCGCACCCATCCCGATACGCGCTTTGGCAAGAAAAGCGGTGTGCTGGCGCGCTTGCAGCTAAATGATGTTGAAGTGGTTGCCGAGCATTGTCATCCTCATGCGTTGCTCAATGCGGTGGATGCTGTCTATACAGTCTCATCCCAGCTTGGTTTTGAGGGGTTGTTGCTGGGCAAGCCGGTCTACTGCTTCGGTATGCCGTTTTATGCCGGTTGGGGGCTGACCCATGACAGCAAGCAGTGCGAGCGCCGCAACGTAAACGTGTCGCTCGCCCAGCTGGTCGCGGCAGCCTTGATTTGCTACCCGCGCTATCTGGACCCCGTGCTTGGCCAGCGTTGTGAAGTGGAAGAGGTCATTGCCATCATCGCTCGCCAGCAAAAGCCCGCTCCACGTTGGCGCAGGCTTTATCTGGTCGGTTTCTCGCTGTGGAAGCGCGCCTTTATGCAGGCGTTTTGTCATCACCTGGCCGAGGAGCTTTGTTTTGTTAGCAAGCCTCCCAAGCGGTTGACTGGTGATGAGCAGGTTCTGGTGTGGGGAAGTCGCTATCCCGAGCTGGTTTCAGCGATACGGGTCGAAGACGGCTTTATCCGCTCGAAAGGGTTGGGTTCCAACCTGTGCCGTCCTTCGTCACTGTCACTGGATCCGGTCGGCATTTATTTTGATAGCCGAACCCCCAGCGGGTTGGAGCAGTTGCTCAACTATCAGCAATTGACCGAGCCGGAGATTGAACGTGGCGAGAGGTTGATCTCGTTGCTTCGTCAACATCAGATCAGCAAGTACAACGTGGGGGAGATTCAACCCTATTCACCGCCCATGGATGGTCGACAACTGGTGTTGGTGGTGGGGCAGGTGGATGGTGATGCCTCTATTCTGACCGGTAGCCCGTATATTCGCAGCAACGAGCAGTTGCTCTGGGCGGTGCGAGCGGCCAAACCCGACGCTCATATTCTCTACAAACCGCATCCTGATGTGGTGGCGGGCAACCGTGGCGGGGCGATTTCTGCGGCTTGTCTGGCGGAGTGTGTCGATAGTCAGGTGCTGGATGTTGGCCTCACCAGTCTGTATCCCCATGTGGATGAGCTGCATACCATGACGTCACTCAGTGGCTTCGAGGCGCTGGTGCAGGGAGTCAAAGTGACGACCTGGGGCCAACCCTTTTACAGTGGCTGGGGTCTGACCACGGATGCCAATCCGCCTGCTCGCCGTCAGCGCACGCTGCCTTTGTCAGCACTGGTCTATCTGACGCTGGTCGCCTATCCACTCTATCTGGATTGGCAAACCGGGCTCTGGATCAGCCCTGAGCAGTTGATCCACCAGTTGGCGACACAGGGACACTCATCAGCTCAGAAAGCGAGCCGCTGGCAACGCTGGCAGCTCAAGTTCGGTTATTTGATCCAGACGCTCATGCAGCGCCCCTCTCTCTCCCCGTTTTTGAGATAA
- a CDS encoding capsule biosynthesis protein: protein MKILLLQGPLGPFFQTLSRQLTEAGHQVVKIQFNGGDECWPCAGENLRFRGKPESWNAFFRRVLKQHGIDAVICYGDCRYYHLEAGRICKLKRVPFWAMEEGYLRPDYVTLEQGGVNAFSPWYERRDQLAQLDWPEPYDSSLKVGKTFAVRAWYASRYHINKSLYRWRYPHFVNHRPWSLVQEAMGWVCGAMVKYGNVRQDRALLKALPRHAGRIFFVPLQVTEDFQIREHSDLSGVEEMVAQVINSFAQYAKPEDILLFKHHPMDRGYVSYRAQINRLIAVLGLEGRVFYGYELPLPTLYPLLKGVITINSTVGLSALLHDVPTFCMGRALYDIAGLTTKGSLASFWHKQSPVCAETFKRVRHSLLHLTQLNASFYRHLNMSAQAVMEKMKLSKSCLGDGVVSPERRMRVNKTMCLTLPWLATLDSITDPFTSVGSTVLMLLV from the coding sequence ATGAAGATTTTGTTACTGCAAGGACCGCTTGGTCCTTTCTTTCAGACCCTGAGTCGTCAGTTGACCGAGGCGGGACATCAGGTGGTGAAGATCCAGTTCAATGGCGGGGATGAGTGCTGGCCCTGTGCTGGAGAAAATCTGCGCTTTCGCGGCAAACCGGAGAGCTGGAACGCCTTCTTTCGCCGGGTGCTCAAGCAGCATGGTATTGATGCGGTGATCTGTTACGGGGATTGCCGTTACTACCATCTGGAGGCAGGTCGCATCTGCAAGCTGAAGCGAGTGCCATTCTGGGCAATGGAAGAGGGGTACCTCAGGCCTGACTATGTGACCCTTGAGCAAGGGGGGGTCAATGCCTTCAGCCCCTGGTATGAGCGGCGCGATCAACTTGCCCAACTGGATTGGCCTGAGCCTTATGACAGTTCACTCAAGGTGGGCAAGACCTTCGCCGTGCGCGCTTGGTATGCCAGTCGCTACCACATCAACAAGTCGTTGTATCGCTGGCGTTATCCCCACTTCGTCAATCATCGCCCCTGGAGTCTGGTGCAAGAGGCGATGGGGTGGGTCTGCGGGGCCATGGTGAAGTATGGAAACGTGCGTCAGGATCGCGCCCTGCTCAAGGCGTTGCCCCGGCACGCTGGACGGATCTTTTTCGTGCCATTGCAAGTGACCGAAGACTTTCAAATCAGGGAACACTCAGACTTGAGCGGGGTCGAGGAGATGGTTGCGCAGGTGATCAACTCGTTTGCGCAGTATGCCAAGCCTGAAGATATATTGCTGTTCAAGCATCACCCCATGGATCGGGGCTATGTCAGCTATCGCGCCCAGATCAATCGACTCATTGCCGTACTTGGCCTGGAGGGGAGGGTCTTTTACGGTTATGAACTGCCACTGCCGACCCTTTATCCCTTGCTCAAGGGGGTTATTACCATCAACAGCACGGTCGGCCTCTCTGCCCTGCTCCATGACGTGCCCACCTTTTGTATGGGACGGGCACTCTATGATATCGCCGGGTTGACCACCAAAGGCTCGCTGGCCTCCTTCTGGCACAAGCAGAGCCCGGTATGTGCCGAGACATTCAAGCGGGTGCGCCACTCCTTGCTCCATCTGACCCAGCTCAATGCCAGTTTTTACCGTCATTTGAATATGAGTGCGCAGGCGGTCATGGAAAAAATGAAGCTTTCGAAGTCCTGTCTGGGAGATGGTGTTGTATCACCGGAACGCCGTATGAGAGTGAATAAAACAATGTGCCTTACATTGCCTTGGCTGGCGACTCTCGACAGTATTACCGACCCGTTTACATCTGTGGGTTCAACCGTTCTGATGTTACTCGTTTGA